One Aciduliprofundum boonei T469 genomic region harbors:
- a CDS encoding NifB/NifX family molybdenum-iron cluster-binding protein yields the protein MRVAIPSISDEGLDSKVSGHFGRSPYYTFVDIENGEIKNVEVVPVPFEEHGPGDLPNFVKEHGGEVVIAYGMGPRATEFFQQLGINVVTGAGGRIRDVIDAFIHNMLEVDPYWKEKIEKEKKRKGECEGH from the coding sequence ATGAGAGTAGCAATACCGAGCATAAGCGATGAAGGGTTGGATAGCAAGGTTAGCGGTCATTTTGGCCGTTCCCCGTACTACACCTTCGTGGATATTGAAAACGGAGAGATTAAGAATGTAGAAGTCGTTCCTGTTCCATTCGAGGAGCATGGCCCCGGAGACCTGCCGAATTTCGTAAAAGAGCATGGTGGCGAGGTTGTAATCGCTTACGGCATGGGACCCAGAGCGACAGAATTTTTCCAGCAATTGGGCATCAATGTAGTCACCGGCGCTGGCGGAAGAATAAGGGACGTGATAGATGCGTTCATCCACAATATGCTTGAAGTGGACCCGTACTGGAAAGAGAAAATCGAAAAAGAAAAGAAGAGAAAGGGAGAATGCGAGGGGCATTAA
- a CDS encoding right-handed parallel beta-helix repeat-containing protein, which produces MKNKIVPFIVLFLMLGMIGVGINSGSVQGVNGDEGFHFSVYKFHYKVRINNDKGLKKFVEKNSFSGNGTEESPYVISINISNSPSGIYIGNTSSYFILKNSKFSHFRKDWYGEMGIVLNNVKNAEIQNISFCNYNKDVLLTLIYIINSSNIKISHIYFYDSYLNGAELWIYHSSHISAWDLTGMNMKFDFWTSYSDNISISDSYFNSHVGLVGYSENITIKQIRFLGSGLNVIGSYNVWVENNTFSGRASGVSNIGSYYILVKNNRFFYNRDGIYVEGLNFPVHNNEITGNLFAYSEDYGIELSGDGSNYIWGNIFLNSTAKDGGYTPGGFYWNYTYAPYSFWNSSSIGNYWDNWANKNNTNDKNHDGIVDYPYKIPGHAHAVDYYPLKKIPFNYSLPPSSPRNLTIKDINGHFKLSWKVPSYRGDGILEYRIYRDGKLIANVGSNLTTYTDNISDGKEHVYWVSAVGPGGESAMSNEVRVLSMHLNYAYVVIPIGIVSIFIVGVFIWKKKVV; this is translated from the coding sequence ATGAAGAATAAGATAGTCCCGTTCATAGTTTTATTCTTAATGTTGGGTATGATAGGTGTAGGGATTAATTCTGGATCTGTGCAAGGAGTAAATGGGGATGAAGGTTTTCATTTTAGCGTTTATAAGTTTCACTACAAAGTACGGATAAATAACGACAAGGGTCTGAAAAAATTTGTTGAGAAAAACAGTTTCTCTGGAAATGGAACTGAAGAATCGCCCTATGTTATTTCCATTAATATTTCAAATTCACCATCAGGGATCTACATAGGTAATACCTCATCCTATTTTATTTTGAAAAACTCAAAGTTCTCTCATTTCAGAAAAGATTGGTATGGGGAGATGGGAATAGTACTGAATAATGTGAAAAATGCAGAGATTCAAAACATAAGTTTTTGTAATTATAACAAAGATGTTCTACTCACCCTCATTTACATCATCAACTCGTCAAATATTAAAATTTCACACATATATTTCTATGATTCATACCTCAACGGTGCAGAGCTTTGGATATACCATAGTTCGCACATCTCCGCGTGGGATCTCACGGGCATGAACATGAAATTTGATTTCTGGACCTCATATTCTGATAATATTTCTATTTCGGATTCTTATTTTAACTCTCATGTTGGGCTCGTTGGATATTCTGAAAATATTACCATTAAACAAATTCGTTTTTTGGGAAGTGGATTAAATGTCATTGGATCTTACAATGTATGGGTAGAAAATAACACATTTAGTGGGAGAGCCTCAGGAGTTTCGAATATTGGAAGTTATTACATTTTGGTAAAGAATAATAGATTCTTTTACAACAGAGATGGTATTTACGTAGAGGGTTTAAATTTCCCTGTGCATAACAACGAGATAACTGGAAACCTGTTTGCATACTCTGAGGATTATGGGATAGAATTATCAGGTGATGGCTCAAATTATATATGGGGCAACATATTTTTAAATTCCACAGCAAAAGATGGGGGATACACTCCCGGTGGCTTTTATTGGAACTATACATACGCTCCGTACTCTTTCTGGAACTCCTCCTCTATTGGTAATTACTGGGATAACTGGGCAAATAAAAATAATACGAATGATAAAAATCACGATGGAATTGTAGATTATCCATACAAGATACCTGGGCATGCGCATGCCGTTGATTATTACCCACTCAAGAAAATACCGTTCAATTACTCACTGCCACCATCTTCACCCCGTAACCTAACGATTAAGGATATAAACGGACATTTCAAACTCTCCTGGAAGGTTCCTAGCTACAGAGGAGATGGAATATTAGAATACAGGATATATCGCGATGGTAAGCTTATAGCCAATGTTGGAAGCAATTTAACGACCTACACGGATAATATCTCTGATGGAAAAGAGCATGTATACTGGGTTTCTGCTGTCGGTCCCGGAGGGGAGAGTGCAATGAGCAACGAAGTGAGGGTATTATCGATGCATCTGAATTATGCTTATGTTGTGATTCCAATAGGAATAGTTTCAATATTTATTGTTGGAGTATTTATCTGGAAAAAGAAAGTAGTTTAA
- a CDS encoding B12-binding domain-containing radical SAM protein, which yields MRILLISPPTISAIKAIVGTTGPPLGLAYLASMVRDEHDVKIVDSLAEDLNYDDVKRIIKSYNPDLIGITSTTSMMPDAYIISKTAKKLNENVKIVMGGPHVTFTPERTFKECPCIDYIVRGEGELTFKELVDTLDKNRDPSNILGLSINMGDKVKNNLARPLIKDVDSIPIPSYDLLPMDRYQADGVKFGTIMTSRGCPFNCAFCSSSLQFGKRWRGHSDSRVIEELKILREEYGRKEIEFLDDTFTLNRPRAIRISKMIRKEGLDISWTASSRVDIFTNEVADALKYGGCHTVYFGIESGSQKTLDFIGKRITPEQSLAAVKKARAHKLHALGAFIIGFPEETKEDIKKTIKFSKKVGVDYAQFTVATPYPGTRLWNYAMARNLILTFNWRKYTTLDPVMKLMHFTTQEITKFLQWAYVSFYVRPIYLLKDLIMQGGFIFRRAIPNAIRVARQTMKV from the coding sequence ATGAGAATCCTGTTGATATCTCCTCCTACAATAAGCGCCATAAAGGCAATAGTGGGTACAACAGGGCCACCTCTGGGTTTAGCTTACTTAGCCTCAATGGTTCGCGATGAGCATGATGTGAAAATAGTGGATTCTTTGGCAGAAGATTTAAATTATGATGATGTGAAAAGAATAATAAAAAGCTACAATCCAGATTTAATAGGTATAACATCCACAACTTCAATGATGCCAGATGCTTACATTATTTCAAAGACGGCAAAAAAGCTCAACGAGAATGTGAAAATTGTTATGGGAGGGCCCCATGTTACATTCACTCCTGAGAGGACATTCAAAGAGTGCCCCTGCATAGATTACATTGTGCGCGGGGAAGGAGAGCTAACATTCAAAGAACTAGTAGATACCTTAGATAAAAACAGGGATCCTTCTAATATTTTAGGATTAAGCATAAATATGGGAGATAAAGTGAAGAATAATCTAGCAAGACCGCTTATCAAAGATGTTGATTCTATTCCAATTCCATCTTACGATTTACTTCCAATGGATAGATACCAAGCGGATGGTGTAAAATTTGGAACTATTATGACATCCCGCGGTTGCCCATTTAACTGTGCATTTTGCTCCTCTTCCCTGCAATTTGGAAAAAGATGGCGTGGGCACAGCGATTCTAGGGTGATTGAGGAGCTTAAAATACTCCGGGAAGAATATGGCCGCAAGGAAATAGAATTCTTGGATGATACATTCACATTGAACAGGCCAAGGGCAATAAGAATCTCCAAGATGATAAGAAAAGAAGGATTAGATATTTCCTGGACCGCTTCTTCCCGCGTAGATATTTTCACGAATGAAGTCGCGGATGCATTAAAATATGGGGGATGCCACACTGTTTACTTTGGAATAGAATCAGGTTCACAAAAAACATTAGATTTCATAGGCAAGAGAATAACCCCCGAACAATCTCTAGCAGCAGTAAAGAAGGCAAGAGCTCATAAATTGCATGCGTTGGGGGCGTTCATAATAGGGTTTCCCGAAGAGACAAAAGAGGATATAAAGAAAACAATAAAATTCTCAAAGAAAGTTGGAGTGGATTATGCACAGTTCACAGTAGCAACTCCTTATCCGGGAACAAGATTATGGAACTATGCTATGGCAAGGAATTTGATTTTAACATTTAACTGGAGAAAGTATACCACTCTAGACCCAGTTATGAAACTAATGCACTTCACTACTCAAGAAATTACAAAATTCTTGCAGTGGGCTTATGTCTCTTTCTATGTGAGACCTATTTACTTGCTCAAAGATTTAATAATGCAAGGGGGTTTTATCTTCAGAAGAGCTATACCTAACGCAATAAGAGTGGCAAGACAAACAATGAAAGTATGA
- a CDS encoding radical SAM/SPASM domain-containing protein — MEKKENLSEGEIIDYLNKVMDHKFTRFIMKEMTEVKKLEKSFAIYAEVEKPKGLKERLHAKIVGEALEKGAEKFGGSPEVIKNFLKDSYMRKAFAVIIRSIAEYGITRPQRLIAPFMVVWNFTKQCNLKCKHCYANATPYPARDELTLEQKYQVVDQLDEAGVAAISFSGGEPLTNKDFLKVARYAKSKGFYLTVATNGTLISEKMARKLKEVGIGYVEISLDGPNAEIHDEFRGVKGAFNATIRGIKNAKAVGLQVGIATTATHENLDSIPEIMKLARELKVDRFIVFNFIPTGRGKDIMNEDLTPEEREELMNYLYKEWQTGGLDIFSTCPAYSRISITAMDEGTGDKVSPTHFAEMEIPTGFGGAAKALTEFIGGCGAGRIYCSIEHNGDIQPCVFLPIKVGNVIKDGFVNVWKNSEVLNALRDRDAADYACSSCPFRYVCGGCRARAYAYYGYIKAPDPGCILMKDEWEKLKTNNIHHLQEEMKAPHMILSK, encoded by the coding sequence ATGGAAAAAAAGGAGAATTTGAGTGAGGGTGAAATAATAGACTATCTGAACAAAGTAATGGACCACAAATTTACAAGGTTCATAATGAAGGAAATGACAGAAGTTAAGAAACTTGAGAAGTCATTTGCTATATATGCAGAGGTTGAAAAACCAAAGGGTTTGAAAGAAAGACTTCACGCAAAGATTGTGGGTGAGGCCCTTGAAAAGGGTGCTGAAAAGTTTGGTGGCAGTCCGGAGGTAATTAAGAATTTTTTAAAAGATTCCTACATGCGCAAAGCGTTTGCCGTTATAATAAGAAGTATTGCCGAGTACGGAATTACAAGACCTCAAAGATTAATCGCCCCGTTTATGGTTGTTTGGAACTTTACCAAGCAATGCAACTTAAAATGCAAACACTGCTATGCAAATGCAACTCCATATCCAGCACGGGATGAACTCACTCTTGAGCAAAAATATCAGGTTGTAGATCAGCTGGATGAGGCAGGTGTGGCTGCAATATCATTCTCTGGAGGAGAGCCGCTTACAAATAAAGATTTTCTAAAAGTGGCAAGGTATGCAAAGTCAAAGGGATTCTATCTAACTGTGGCTACAAATGGCACGCTTATCTCTGAAAAAATGGCTCGTAAATTGAAAGAAGTGGGGATAGGGTATGTAGAAATAAGCTTAGATGGCCCCAATGCAGAGATACATGATGAGTTCCGTGGTGTGAAAGGTGCTTTCAATGCAACAATTAGAGGTATAAAGAATGCAAAAGCAGTAGGATTACAAGTGGGCATTGCAACAACAGCCACCCACGAGAACTTAGACTCCATACCCGAAATAATGAAACTGGCGAGAGAACTAAAAGTTGACAGATTTATAGTTTTCAATTTCATCCCCACTGGCAGAGGTAAGGATATAATGAACGAGGATTTAACTCCTGAGGAGAGAGAAGAGTTGATGAATTACCTGTATAAAGAATGGCAGACAGGAGGTTTAGATATATTTTCTACATGCCCAGCATATTCAAGAATTTCCATAACAGCTATGGATGAGGGTACTGGAGATAAAGTGTCACCAACGCACTTTGCTGAGATGGAAATACCCACAGGATTCGGTGGTGCTGCTAAGGCCCTCACTGAATTTATAGGAGGTTGTGGTGCTGGACGTATTTACTGCTCTATTGAACACAATGGAGATATTCAGCCCTGCGTATTCCTCCCCATAAAGGTTGGAAATGTCATAAAGGATGGTTTTGTGAATGTATGGAAGAACAGTGAAGTTCTCAATGCTCTTAGAGATAGAGATGCTGCAGATTACGCATGCTCTTCCTGTCCATTTAGATATGTATGTGGTGGATGCAGAGCCAGGGCCTATGCATATTATGGATACATAAAGGCACCTGATCCTGGGTGCATATTGATGAAAGATGAATGGGAGAAATTGAAGACAAATAATATTCATCATTTACAAGAGGAAATGAAAGCACCTCATATGATACTAAGCAAGTGA
- a CDS encoding helix-turn-helix domain-containing protein has product MRDLKEHKTYESLRRVMIHWGFGELEAAIYALLVMKQKPMTAKEIANEIGYAYSSVVNALNQLRRHEMIERKKGVKCYTYSAVIDFIRIIKNERLKVKNFLTEAKMALEGKDEEYAELLRHLEEGIEYLGKLEKEVR; this is encoded by the coding sequence GATTTGAAAGAACATAAAACTTATGAATCTCTGAGGCGTGTTATGATTCACTGGGGCTTTGGAGAGTTAGAAGCTGCAATATACGCACTATTGGTGATGAAACAAAAACCCATGACTGCTAAGGAAATCGCAAATGAAATCGGATATGCCTATAGTTCCGTGGTAAATGCCTTAAATCAGCTAAGGAGACATGAGATGATTGAGAGGAAGAAGGGTGTAAAATGCTACACCTATTCTGCTGTGATAGATTTTATCAGAATAATAAAGAACGAGAGGTTGAAAGTGAAGAACTTTTTGACAGAGGCAAAGATGGCATTAGAAGGAAAAGATGAGGAATATGCCGAGCTTTTGAGACATCTGGAGGAGGGCATAGAGTATTTAGGAAAATTGGAAAAAGAGGTGAGATAA